One genomic region from Kamptonema formosum PCC 6407 encodes:
- the pstS gene encoding phosphate ABC transporter substrate-binding protein PstS, which yields MLFRINLINPNRLGASISALALTVGLAACGTSTNTATTDSTSPTAAPVAASTNAANTKLALASDVSLTGAGASFPAPLYQRWFQDFNTANPKLQINYQSVGSGAGVEQFTKGTVDFGASDTAMKDEEIAKVPADKGVLLLPMSAGSIVIAYNLPDVAELKLPRDVYVDIFLGKITKWNDPKIAAANPGAKLPDQNITVVHRSDGSGTTDVFTKHLSAISPEWKEKVGEGKTVEWPSAGNVGGKGNEGVTASIQQTVGAIGYIEYGYAKSNNVKFAALQNKAGNFIVYNDEAGAKTLSAVTLPENLRAFIPDPEGADSYPIVSYTWMLIPKKITDPNKAKSIEAMIEYGLNEGQKVSAELGYVPLPQNVREKVAAAADGISADYKIEVK from the coding sequence ATGCTTTTTCGCATCAATCTCATCAATCCCAACCGTTTGGGTGCATCAATTTCCGCTTTAGCTTTGACAGTAGGCCTAGCTGCTTGCGGCACCAGCACCAATACTGCTACAACTGACAGCACCTCTCCGACTGCTGCTCCCGTTGCTGCTTCTACCAACGCTGCTAACACCAAACTCGCTCTCGCTAGCGACGTAAGTTTAACGGGTGCTGGCGCGTCATTTCCCGCACCGCTTTACCAGCGCTGGTTCCAAGATTTCAACACCGCTAATCCCAAATTACAGATCAACTATCAGTCAGTGGGTAGTGGCGCAGGCGTAGAGCAGTTTACCAAAGGTACTGTAGACTTTGGAGCTAGCGACACCGCGATGAAGGATGAAGAAATCGCCAAAGTACCAGCAGATAAAGGCGTACTCTTGCTGCCGATGTCAGCAGGCAGTATCGTAATTGCTTACAACCTGCCAGACGTAGCCGAACTGAAATTGCCTAGAGATGTTTATGTAGATATCTTTTTGGGTAAGATTACCAAATGGAACGACCCCAAAATTGCCGCCGCTAACCCTGGTGCTAAGCTCCCAGACCAAAATATCACAGTTGTACACCGTTCTGACGGCAGCGGTACGACAGACGTATTCACAAAACACCTCAGCGCCATTAGTCCAGAATGGAAAGAAAAAGTAGGGGAAGGCAAGACAGTAGAGTGGCCTTCTGCTGGTAATGTTGGTGGCAAGGGCAATGAAGGTGTCACTGCTTCTATTCAACAAACCGTTGGCGCGATCGGCTACATTGAATACGGCTATGCCAAGAGTAACAATGTTAAGTTTGCTGCCTTGCAAAATAAAGCAGGCAACTTTATTGTTTACAACGACGAAGCAGGAGCAAAAACCCTGTCAGCAGTGACACTACCTGAGAATCTGCGGGCGTTTATTCCCGATCCAGAAGGGGCTGACTCCTATCCTATTGTTAGCTACACTTGGATGCTAATTCCTAAGAAAATTACCGATCCTAACAAAGCGAAATCCATAGAAGCCATGATCGAATACGGCTTAAATGAAGGTCAAAAAGTAAGTGCGGAATTAGGCTATGTTCCTCTCCCCCAAAATGTTAGAGAGAAAGTAGCAGCCGCCGCTGACGGAATTAGTGCCGATTACAAGATCGAAGTCAAATAG
- the pstC gene encoding phosphate ABC transporter permease subunit PstC, with protein sequence MIQQANNGGIGDRSRSQAEKSLDNAFIWLTRILGMGIAVILLIIAITVAIRALPAIGKYGLGFLFSSSWNPVKDEYGALPMIYGTIVSSAIALFLAVPLGVGTAIFLSEDFLPLPIRTTLVFLVELLAAIPSVVYGLWGIYVLIPLIKPVGQFLNGSFGWLPFFSTPPVGPGMLPAGIVLAIMTLPIITAISRDSLASLPPELRQASLGLGASRWTTIFRVLVPAAFSGIVGGIMLGLGRAMGETMAATLLIGNSNQLSLSLLAPGNTIASLLANQFAEASGLQVAALMYAGLILFALTLIVNILAELIVSRVRAKYN encoded by the coding sequence ATGATTCAACAAGCTAACAACGGCGGTATAGGCGATCGCTCTCGCTCTCAGGCAGAAAAATCACTGGATAACGCCTTTATCTGGCTAACCCGCATCTTGGGAATGGGAATTGCCGTCATCTTGCTAATCATCGCCATCACAGTTGCGATTAGAGCTTTACCCGCGATCGGGAAATACGGCTTAGGATTTCTGTTTTCCAGTAGCTGGAACCCCGTTAAAGATGAGTATGGGGCGCTACCCATGATTTACGGAACGATCGTCAGCTCTGCGATCGCGCTATTTTTAGCAGTACCATTAGGTGTAGGAACTGCTATTTTCCTAAGCGAGGATTTTCTGCCCCTCCCAATACGCACAACGCTGGTTTTTTTGGTAGAGCTTTTAGCCGCTATCCCCAGCGTCGTCTACGGCTTGTGGGGGATTTATGTTTTAATTCCTCTGATTAAGCCTGTAGGACAATTCCTAAATGGCAGTTTCGGCTGGCTACCATTTTTTAGCACTCCTCCAGTTGGCCCTGGAATGCTACCTGCGGGAATAGTTTTGGCAATTATGACTTTGCCAATTATTACAGCAATTTCTCGCGATTCTCTAGCTAGCCTTCCTCCTGAATTGCGTCAGGCATCTCTGGGTTTGGGAGCCAGCCGGTGGACTACCATTTTTAGAGTGTTAGTACCCGCTGCTTTCTCTGGAATTGTCGGCGGAATTATGCTAGGGCTCGGTCGCGCGATGGGAGAAACAATGGCTGCTACGCTGTTAATTGGAAATTCCAATCAGTTAAGCCTTTCTCTCCTAGCTCCTGGTAATACTATTGCCTCTTTGCTAGCGAATCAATTTGCTGAAGCCTCTGGCTTGCAAGTAGCAGCTTTAATGTACGCAGGGTTAATTCTATTTGCTTTAACGCTGATAGTTAATATCCTTGCTGAGTTGATTGTCTCTCGCGTCAGAGCGAAGTACAACTAG
- the pstA gene encoding phosphate ABC transporter permease PstA, with the protein MSSSVEDPNSFGSGSFSLKRSQSSPRSIFNIGMTILAGTCLIIAILPLFAVLLYVAAKGVNRLNLDLLTKLPPAPGLSGGGIANAILGTLMTVGIGTLIAVPFGVLAAVYLSEFSKGQWARWIRFATNVLSGVPSIIAGLFAYGLLVVTLGNFSALAGGVALAVLMLPTIVRTTDEALQIVPQDIRWASVGVGASNYQTVLRVVLPAAIPAILTGVTLAIARAAGETAPLIFTALNSPFWPKGLLEPTPSLSVLVYNFATVPFKGQQELAWAASLILVFLVLLTSVLSRLATRQKVY; encoded by the coding sequence ATGTCTAGTAGCGTTGAAGATCCCAACTCTTTTGGCTCCGGTTCCTTTAGTTTAAAAAGGTCTCAAAGCAGTCCGCGATCGATTTTCAATATTGGCATGACTATCCTGGCAGGAACTTGTCTAATAATTGCGATTTTGCCTTTATTTGCAGTGCTGTTATACGTCGCAGCCAAAGGTGTAAATCGCCTAAATTTGGACTTGCTTACTAAACTACCTCCAGCTCCCGGATTGTCTGGAGGCGGCATAGCAAATGCCATTCTCGGAACTTTGATGACTGTAGGAATTGGGACTTTAATTGCCGTTCCTTTTGGTGTTTTAGCCGCAGTTTATCTATCTGAGTTTAGTAAAGGTCAGTGGGCCCGTTGGATTCGTTTTGCGACTAACGTTCTTAGTGGCGTTCCTTCAATTATTGCTGGCTTATTTGCTTACGGGTTGCTGGTAGTAACTCTAGGTAATTTCTCGGCACTTGCCGGAGGTGTGGCCCTAGCAGTGCTGATGTTGCCAACTATAGTACGGACAACTGATGAAGCTTTGCAAATTGTGCCTCAAGATATTAGATGGGCCTCCGTTGGTGTGGGTGCTTCTAATTACCAAACTGTGTTAAGAGTAGTGCTGCCGGCGGCAATTCCGGCTATTTTAACAGGGGTAACGCTAGCGATTGCTCGTGCTGCTGGGGAAACTGCGCCTTTAATTTTTACTGCGCTTAATTCGCCTTTTTGGCCGAAGGGGTTATTGGAACCAACTCCATCTCTTTCTGTTTTGGTTTACAACTTTGCAACAGTTCCTTTTAAAGGACAGCAGGAGTTGGCTTGGGCCGCTTCTTTGATTTTGGTGTTTTTAGTTTTGCTGACAAGTGTGCTATCTCGTTTGGCAACTCGTCAGAAAGTCTATTAG
- the pstB gene encoding phosphate ABC transporter ATP-binding protein PstB → MHLEKEPEIVLQTDNINIYYGSFLAVKDVSLSIAKNEITAFIGPSGCGKSTILRCFNRLNDLVYGFRLKGQIYYHNQNLYDTDIDPVEVRRKIGMVFQKPNPFPKSIYDNIAYGARVNNYKGDMDELVERSLRQAYLWDEVKDKLKQSGFSLSGGQQQRLCIARAISINPDVVLMDEPCASLDPISTLKIEELMRELKEQYTIVIVTHNMQQASRVSDLTAFFNAKLSDDGKRFGYLVECDKTEVIFQSPKEEATLEYVSGRFG, encoded by the coding sequence ATGCACTTAGAAAAAGAACCTGAAATTGTTTTACAAACTGACAATATCAATATCTACTACGGTAGTTTTTTAGCCGTTAAAGATGTATCTCTTAGTATTGCTAAAAATGAAATTACTGCTTTCATTGGGCCTTCGGGTTGCGGGAAAAGTACGATTCTGCGATGTTTTAACCGCCTCAACGATTTGGTATACGGTTTTCGCCTAAAAGGACAAATTTATTACCACAACCAAAATCTCTACGATACCGATATAGATCCCGTAGAAGTGCGCCGTAAAATTGGTATGGTTTTCCAGAAGCCTAACCCTTTCCCGAAGTCAATTTACGATAATATCGCTTATGGGGCGAGGGTAAATAATTATAAGGGAGATATGGATGAGCTGGTGGAGCGATCGCTACGTCAAGCTTATTTGTGGGATGAAGTCAAAGATAAGCTTAAACAAAGCGGTTTTTCCCTGTCTGGGGGTCAGCAGCAACGCCTTTGTATCGCGCGTGCGATCTCGATTAATCCTGATGTAGTGTTAATGGATGAACCCTGTGCTTCTCTTGACCCGATTTCAACTCTCAAAATTGAAGAGTTGATGCGAGAACTTAAAGAACAGTACACGATTGTGATTGTTACCCACAATATGCAGCAAGCTTCCAGAGTTTCCGATCTGACTGCATTTTTTAATGCTAAACTCTCCGATGATGGCAAGCGTTTTGGCTATCTCGTCGAGTGCGATAAGACTGAAGTTATTTTCCAAAGTCCCAAGGAAGAGGCGACGCTAGAGTATGTAAGCGGGCGCTTTGGTTAA
- the cobN gene encoding cobaltochelatase subunit CobN gives MHRIAATPGGWNPQSEGVIFLQQTPAPIVFITAADTDIQTLATAISKLPAGFPSLRVANLLQLQQQLTIDTYAEEVLEKAEVIIIRLLGGRSYWSYGLEVVREVVQKTKAELIVMPGDNGPDPDLISHSTVSLSAVDRLWRYFTEGGVENFVNGLKSIADIGLKTAYNPPLPKQVPRVGIYHWLAPNLRDSFSVGGADDLSSLANAAKVGILFYRAHYLSGNLAPIDALCQALADRKLAPVPVFVSSLREPDVQAELGQYFQPQDSEQIQLLLNTTSFAVSGFRSQDRELENIKSLDVPVLQVIFSGGTVEQWKVDFQGLSPRDVAMNIALPEVDGKIITRAVSFKAVQTWNSELETDVVGYEPANDRIQFVADLAANWVRLRQTPIANRRIALILANYPTRDGRLANGVGLDTPASCIEIIKALQQAGYQIENIPTSGDELVKLLTSGFTNDPEGRELRPIQQYLSLEEYQQYFTTLPQPVQAGISQRWSLEANHSHFPIPGIQLGNIFVGIQPARGYEIDPTLNYHAPDLEPTHNYLAYYYWLRENFGTQAIVHVGKHGNLEWLPGKSIALSSNCYPEVALGPLPHLYPFIVNDPGEGSQAKRRSQAVIIDHLTPPMTRAELYGPLQQLEALIDEYYEAQSLDPSRLPIIRDRILTLANKENLHRDLLFVNEQSIDNEKFAEFLSRTDGYLCELKEAQIRDGLHVFGQCPEGRQLRDLIIAIARHPETNRLGLTRALAKDLQLDFDPLTADMSVLIETADSLSIQQINLAQNQPRSIGDTIEILEQKAAELVDNLIHDYCQHINQENINAIGVNKSISTVTNIGKATQQELDWIRNYLLPALQQTNQEIINLLRGLNGRYVPSGSSGAPTRGRPDVLPTGRNFYSVDIRAVPTETAWRIGQLAAESLIERYTQENGEYPQTLGLSIWGTSTMRTGGDDIAEALALLGVQPIWDGPSRRVIDFEILPVSILGRPRVDVTLRISGFFRDAFPNLIDLFDSAVQAVASLKEPPEQNPLAFQVQAETQFWQSNGLTQQQAEIRSSYRVFGSKPGAYGAGLQGLIESQNWTDDEDLAKAYINWSSYAYTASNTNLSQREGANINANQGKAANTNTNQEISSNSSPNQDKPSNFPPYQEKIERGSWGESAPEAFEKRLSGMQIVLHNQDNREHDILDSDDYYQFQGGMTAAVRKLRGENPNTYFGDNSIPENPKVRQLGDEIERVYRSRAINPKWIAGVMRHGYKGAFEMAATVDYLFAYGATANCVEDFMYQGVAEAYLFDAKVQEFIQQKNPWALRDMAERLLEAHQRGLWQKVQPDILEKLRSLVHQAEGVIESASAPNR, from the coding sequence ATGCACCGTATAGCAGCAACACCGGGAGGTTGGAATCCTCAATCAGAGGGAGTAATTTTCCTTCAGCAAACACCCGCACCTATTGTATTTATTACAGCCGCTGATACTGATATTCAAACTCTCGCGACAGCTATATCTAAATTACCAGCAGGATTCCCATCTCTACGAGTAGCTAATCTGTTACAATTGCAGCAGCAGTTAACTATTGATACTTACGCTGAAGAGGTATTAGAAAAAGCAGAAGTAATCATTATACGGTTATTGGGAGGGCGTTCTTATTGGTCTTATGGGTTAGAAGTTGTGCGGGAAGTCGTGCAAAAAACTAAGGCAGAACTGATAGTAATGCCAGGAGATAATGGCCCAGATCCCGATTTAATTAGCCATTCAACGGTATCCTTATCAGCAGTAGATCGATTATGGCGTTATTTTACAGAAGGCGGAGTCGAAAATTTCGTTAACGGCCTGAAATCGATCGCGGATATTGGCTTGAAAACTGCTTATAATCCCCCATTGCCTAAACAAGTACCCCGTGTAGGGATTTACCATTGGTTAGCCCCGAATTTAAGAGATAGTTTCTCTGTGGGAGGTGCAGATGATTTATCCAGTTTAGCCAATGCTGCTAAGGTGGGAATATTATTTTATCGCGCTCATTATTTATCTGGTAATCTAGCACCAATTGATGCACTTTGTCAAGCTTTAGCAGACAGAAAATTAGCCCCTGTTCCCGTGTTTGTCTCTTCTCTACGCGAACCCGACGTACAAGCCGAATTAGGTCAATATTTCCAGCCCCAAGATTCAGAACAAATTCAATTATTACTCAATACTACCAGTTTTGCTGTCTCAGGTTTCAGAAGTCAAGACCGGGAATTAGAAAATATTAAATCCTTAGATGTTCCCGTATTGCAAGTAATATTTAGCGGCGGAACTGTAGAACAGTGGAAAGTTGATTTTCAAGGACTTTCTCCTCGCGATGTGGCGATGAATATAGCCCTACCAGAGGTAGATGGTAAAATCATCACTAGGGCAGTTTCTTTTAAGGCCGTACAGACTTGGAATAGCGAATTAGAAACCGATGTTGTCGGTTATGAACCTGCAAACGATCGCATTCAATTTGTAGCAGATTTAGCCGCTAATTGGGTGCGACTGCGACAAACACCAATCGCTAACAGACGCATAGCGTTAATATTAGCAAATTATCCCACTCGTGACGGTAGATTAGCGAATGGCGTTGGCTTGGATACTCCTGCTAGCTGCATAGAAATCATCAAAGCTTTACAACAAGCTGGCTATCAAATAGAAAACATCCCAACTAGCGGCGATGAGTTAGTTAAATTACTGACATCTGGGTTTACCAATGACCCCGAAGGGCGGGAATTGCGACCGATTCAACAATATCTGAGTTTAGAAGAATATCAACAATACTTTACCACTTTACCTCAACCAGTGCAAGCTGGAATTAGTCAGAGATGGTCTTTAGAAGCTAATCATTCTCACTTCCCGATTCCTGGTATTCAACTAGGCAATATTTTTGTCGGAATTCAACCCGCACGCGGTTATGAAATTGACCCGACATTAAACTATCACGCCCCTGATTTAGAGCCTACTCACAATTATCTAGCATACTACTATTGGTTGCGAGAAAACTTTGGAACTCAGGCAATTGTTCATGTAGGCAAACACGGAAATTTAGAATGGCTACCGGGTAAAAGTATAGCCTTATCTAGTAACTGCTATCCAGAAGTTGCCCTCGGCCCATTACCTCACCTTTATCCATTTATTGTTAACGATCCAGGGGAAGGATCGCAAGCCAAACGTCGTTCCCAAGCTGTGATAATTGACCACCTCACCCCGCCGATGACACGGGCGGAACTTTACGGGCCATTGCAACAATTAGAAGCGTTAATAGATGAATATTACGAAGCTCAAAGTTTAGACCCTTCTAGGTTGCCAATTATTCGCGATCGCATCCTTACTCTTGCTAACAAAGAAAACTTACACCGCGATCTGTTATTTGTCAATGAACAGTCAATAGATAATGAAAAATTTGCAGAGTTTCTTAGTCGCACAGATGGCTATCTCTGCGAACTTAAAGAAGCACAAATTAGAGATGGTTTGCACGTTTTTGGGCAATGTCCCGAAGGGCGACAACTGCGGGATTTAATAATTGCGATCGCGCGTCACCCCGAAACCAACCGCTTAGGCTTAACTCGCGCCTTAGCTAAAGATTTACAACTGGATTTTGACCCTTTGACTGCGGATATGTCAGTGCTGATTGAGACAGCCGATAGCTTATCTATTCAACAGATAAATCTCGCTCAAAATCAGCCGCGTAGTATTGGTGATACGATCGAGATATTGGAACAAAAAGCGGCTGAATTGGTGGATAATTTAATTCACGATTATTGCCAGCATATCAACCAAGAAAATATTAACGCGATCGGCGTTAATAAGTCAATATCTACAGTTACAAATATTGGCAAAGCGACACAACAAGAATTAGACTGGATTCGTAACTATCTTTTACCCGCACTCCAACAAACTAACCAAGAAATTATTAACTTATTGCGCGGGCTAAATGGGCGCTATGTCCCCAGCGGTTCATCGGGAGCACCTACCAGAGGAAGACCAGATGTATTGCCAACTGGACGCAATTTTTACTCCGTAGATATTCGCGCCGTACCAACAGAAACAGCCTGGAGAATTGGGCAACTTGCGGCTGAATCTTTAATTGAAAGATACACTCAAGAAAATGGCGAATATCCTCAAACTTTAGGGTTATCAATTTGGGGAACTTCTACAATGCGAACAGGTGGAGATGACATCGCAGAAGCACTAGCTTTGTTAGGGGTGCAGCCAATTTGGGATGGCCCCTCGCGGCGAGTGATAGATTTTGAAATCTTGCCAGTTTCAATATTAGGAAGACCTCGCGTTGATGTGACTTTAAGAATTTCTGGATTTTTCCGCGATGCTTTTCCTAATTTAATCGATTTATTTGATTCAGCAGTACAAGCAGTTGCGAGTTTAAAGGAACCACCAGAACAAAATCCCTTAGCGTTTCAAGTTCAAGCAGAAACTCAGTTTTGGCAATCAAATGGTTTGACACAACAACAGGCCGAAATTCGTTCGAGTTATCGCGTATTCGGCTCAAAACCTGGTGCTTATGGGGCGGGACTTCAAGGTTTAATTGAGTCTCAAAATTGGACTGATGACGAAGACTTGGCTAAAGCTTATATTAACTGGAGTAGCTACGCTTACACTGCATCTAATACGAATTTAAGTCAAAGAGAAGGTGCCAACATAAATGCTAATCAAGGGAAAGCTGCTAACACAAATACTAACCAAGAGATATCTTCTAATTCATCCCCTAACCAAGATAAACCTTCTAACTTCCCCCCTTACCAAGAGAAGATAGAGAGAGGTTCTTGGGGCGAATCAGCACCAGAAGCTTTTGAAAAACGCCTGAGTGGAATGCAAATTGTTTTGCACAATCAAGACAACCGCGAACATGATATACTAGACTCCGATGATTATTACCAATTTCAAGGAGGAATGACTGCGGCTGTCCGCAAATTGCGCGGCGAAAACCCTAACACTTACTTCGGGGATAATTCCATTCCTGAAAATCCTAAAGTGCGACAACTGGGAGATGAAATTGAGCGAGTTTACCGCTCCCGTGCTATAAATCCTAAGTGGATAGCTGGAGTTATGCGTCACGGTTACAAAGGTGCCTTTGAAATGGCTGCCACAGTTGATTATTTATTTGCTTATGGTGCGACAGCAAACTGTGTAGAAGATTTTATGTATCAAGGAGTAGCAGAGGCTTACTTATTCGATGCAAAGGTACAAGAATTTATTCAACAAAAGAATCCTTGGGCATTACGAGATATGGCAGAAAGGTTGTTAGAAGCACACCAGCGGGGGTTGTGGCAAAAAGTGCAGCCGGATATACTCGAAAAGTTGCGATCGCTCGTTCATCAAGCTGAAGGCGTTATTGAGTCTGCTAGTGCTCCCAATCGCTAA
- a CDS encoding ABC transporter ATP-binding protein, with the protein MNVEKSKYVLLDVKGLFVNYGGIQALQDINLTVNMGEVVTLVGANGAGKSTTLRAISRMVNSSAGEIVYDGRDITRRQTHEVVKLGIAHSPEGRRVLARQTILVNLELGAYVRSDSAEIKADLERQFEIFPRLAERRHQLAGTLSGGEQQMLAIARALMSRPKLLLLDEPSLGLAPAIVREIFSIIQTLRSTGVTILLVEQNANLALQIADRGYVLEAGNITLSGVASDLLKNERVKQAYLG; encoded by the coding sequence ATGAATGTAGAGAAAAGCAAATATGTGTTGTTAGATGTTAAAGGATTGTTTGTTAATTATGGTGGCATTCAAGCCTTGCAAGATATCAACTTAACTGTTAATATGGGGGAAGTTGTTACCCTTGTTGGTGCTAATGGTGCTGGTAAAAGCACTACCCTAAGAGCTATTTCTAGAATGGTCAATTCTAGTGCCGGAGAAATCGTCTATGATGGGCGAGATATTACCCGTCGCCAAACCCATGAAGTTGTTAAACTGGGGATTGCTCACAGTCCAGAAGGGAGGCGAGTTTTAGCTCGGCAAACTATTCTGGTAAACTTAGAATTGGGGGCTTACGTTCGGTCTGATTCTGCGGAAATAAAAGCCGATTTAGAAAGGCAATTTGAGATATTCCCTCGGTTAGCTGAACGTCGCCATCAACTAGCAGGAACTCTCAGCGGTGGGGAACAGCAAATGCTGGCGATCGCGCGGGCATTGATGAGTCGCCCAAAACTGCTATTATTAGATGAACCTAGTCTTGGTTTGGCCCCCGCAATCGTGCGCGAGATTTTCAGTATTATTCAAACTTTGCGCTCCACAGGTGTTACAATTCTATTGGTGGAACAAAACGCTAATTTAGCATTACAAATTGCTGACAGAGGTTATGTGCTGGAAGCTGGTAATATTACCCTTTCTGGCGTGGCTTCAGATTTATTGAAAAATGAGCGCGTAAAACAGGCATATTTAGGATAA
- a CDS encoding ABC transporter ATP-binding protein, producing MIASTTIPLSTNTTVLEAKELTRRFGGLIAVNNVSFAVQKNEIFGLIGPNGAGKTTLFNLVTGLITPSSGQLIYQNQDISQLRPYQIANKGISRTFQNIRLFGELSALENVTIARHIHSRDGNPFLSLMAGILGLPKANTMERRTKQKALELLELVGLRDRAHEKAKNFPYGDQRRLEIARALALEPQILLLDEPAAGMNPSEKHQLSEFIRELRQQFNLTVILIEHHVPLVMGLCDRIAVLHFGQLIALGNPATVRNDPAVIEAYLGDE from the coding sequence ATGATTGCATCAACAACTATTCCCCTTTCAACCAATACTACTGTCCTAGAAGCCAAAGAACTAACTCGCAGATTCGGAGGATTAATTGCCGTCAATAATGTATCTTTTGCAGTCCAAAAAAATGAAATATTTGGACTCATCGGCCCCAACGGTGCTGGCAAGACAACTCTATTTAATCTTGTCACCGGATTGATAACACCATCCAGCGGTCAACTCATTTATCAAAACCAAGATATTTCCCAACTCCGCCCCTATCAAATTGCCAATAAAGGCATTTCCCGCACCTTCCAAAATATTCGCTTATTTGGGGAACTTTCCGCCCTAGAAAATGTTACGATCGCCAGACACATCCACAGCCGCGATGGAAATCCATTCTTATCACTGATGGCTGGTATATTGGGTTTACCAAAAGCTAACACTATGGAACGCAGAACTAAGCAAAAAGCCTTAGAATTATTAGAATTAGTGGGATTGCGCGATCGCGCTCACGAAAAAGCCAAAAACTTTCCCTACGGCGATCAACGTCGCCTAGAAATTGCCCGTGCTCTCGCCCTCGAACCGCAAATATTACTGTTAGATGAACCCGCCGCCGGCATGAATCCCTCTGAAAAACACCAACTCAGTGAATTTATCCGAGAACTGCGACAACAGTTCAATCTTACTGTAATATTAATTGAGCATCACGTCCCATTAGTTATGGGCTTATGCGACAGAATTGCAGTTTTACACTTCGGTCAGCTAATTGCTTTGGGCAATCCAGCTACGGTTAGAAACGATCCGGCAGTAATCGAGGCTTATTTAGGAGATGAATAA
- a CDS encoding DUF4351 domain-containing protein: MAEADIGSKRLISLAPNAWVQWVTNIPDAIARNILDAEFQWLSRESDVLVKAYSPEHGEFLVLNELQSQYTSRMPRRMRAYAALAQEKYNLPVYPVLVNIFQPEEIVTIPTRYESNFMGLIARQDYRVINLWEVDVELAFGPSLTPLLPFVPILKGGDNESVVVRAVTALRADEQLRELENLLGFFACSVFDVARVREILRFDMAILQKSPLFQQMAREQRQQENLRVLLRLIQRRFGEVSAEIGANLQRLNIEQLDELLDVLFTVNSLDEFINSIPSQNRNSSELG; this comes from the coding sequence ATGGCTGAAGCAGATATCGGTAGCAAACGTTTAATTAGTTTGGCTCCCAATGCGTGGGTACAATGGGTGACAAATATCCCCGATGCGATCGCAAGAAATATTCTTGATGCTGAGTTTCAATGGCTTAGCCGCGAGAGCGATGTCTTAGTGAAAGCATACAGTCCTGAGCATGGGGAATTTCTAGTTTTAAATGAGTTACAATCTCAATATACCAGTCGGATGCCTCGGCGGATGCGGGCCTATGCCGCACTCGCACAGGAGAAGTATAATTTACCAGTATATCCGGTGCTGGTTAATATTTTCCAGCCTGAAGAGATTGTGACGATTCCCACGCGCTATGAGTCTAATTTTATGGGATTGATAGCGCGTCAAGATTATCGGGTGATTAATCTTTGGGAAGTGGATGTTGAACTGGCATTTGGGCCGTCGTTGACTCCTTTACTTCCCTTTGTTCCAATACTTAAAGGTGGAGATAATGAGTCAGTTGTGGTGAGGGCAGTGACAGCTTTGCGAGCAGATGAACAGTTGCGAGAATTGGAAAATCTCTTGGGATTTTTTGCCTGTTCTGTGTTTGATGTTGCTAGAGTTAGAGAAATTTTGAGGTTTGATATGGCAATATTACAGAAATCTCCTTTGTTTCAGCAAATGGCGCGGGAACAGCGACAGCAAGAAAACCTGCGCGTGCTTTTACGTCTGATTCAGCGTCGCTTTGGTGAGGTATCAGCGGAGATAGGGGCTAATTTACAAAGGTTGAATATCGAGCAATTAGACGAGTTGCTGGATGTGCTTTTTACGGTAAATTCTCTCGATGAATTTATCAATTCTATTCCCTCGCAAAATAGGAATAGTTCAGAGTTAGGATAG